The Candidatus Acidiferrales bacterium genome has a segment encoding these proteins:
- a CDS encoding ATP-binding cassette domain-containing protein: MSSGAEASSVTPNGAPLLEARHLRKAFPLSGVAWQDSHHGTHAVEDVSLAITRGETFGIVGESGCGKTTLARMLLRLIEPDSGEIRFAGENWLAASGVQMRKIRRRMQIVFQDPMASLDPRMRVEATVGEPLEIHEPQLSREERRMKIIEALGTVGLGVDVLPRYPHEFSGGQRQRIGIARALILRPDLVVADEPVSSLDVSIGAQILELLERLQREFSLTLLLISHNLPVVALLASRVAVMQAGRFVETGPAARVLGSPEHAYTKTLLAAVPRLPS; the protein is encoded by the coding sequence GTGAGCTCAGGCGCCGAGGCTTCATCTGTGACGCCCAATGGCGCGCCGCTCCTCGAAGCACGCCATCTGCGGAAAGCATTCCCCTTATCTGGCGTCGCCTGGCAAGATTCTCATCACGGCACACATGCGGTCGAGGATGTCAGCCTTGCTATTACGCGCGGCGAGACATTCGGCATTGTCGGTGAGTCCGGCTGCGGCAAGACGACACTCGCCCGCATGCTTCTTCGCCTCATCGAGCCAGACTCCGGCGAAATTCGTTTTGCCGGCGAAAATTGGCTCGCAGCGAGCGGCGTCCAAATGCGCAAAATACGCCGCCGCATGCAAATCGTGTTTCAGGATCCCATGGCTTCACTCGACCCGCGGATGCGCGTGGAGGCCACTGTTGGCGAACCGCTCGAAATTCACGAGCCGCAACTTTCGCGTGAAGAACGTCGCATGAAAATCATCGAGGCGCTTGGAACCGTAGGCCTTGGAGTGGATGTTCTACCGCGTTATCCGCATGAATTTTCCGGCGGGCAGCGCCAGCGCATTGGCATTGCCCGCGCGCTCATCTTAAGGCCCGATCTGGTCGTCGCCGACGAACCTGTCTCGTCTCTTGACGTTTCCATCGGTGCGCAAATCCTGGAGCTGCTCGAACGTCTCCAGCGCGAATTTTCTCTCACTCTTCTGCTCATTTCCCACAATCTGCCCGTTGTTGCGCTGCTAGCCTCGCGCGTCGCCGTCATGCAAGCGGGACGATTCGTCGAAACCGGTCCTGCGGCTCGTGTCCTCGGTTCCCCGGAGCACGCCTACACGAAAACACTGCTCGCCGCCGTCCCTCGCCTGCCCTCTTGA
- a CDS encoding YIP1 family protein, producing MPDAPKPISAIGRIIGAIVNPRPTFEDIARKPSWLAPLLVVIIFALATTYVIGQRVGWGNVIQKQISQSSSAQRRMEQLPPDQRADIINRQAKVTPIFAYAANIIIFPIACLVIAGILMGAFNATGGAGVDFKTSFGIVTHAYMPSVIVFLLGILIMYLKSPDQIDVQNLVASNLGAVLSNDAPRWLVSLGGSIDLFSFWMMALMALGFSVARPRKISMSKGLTWIVMLWLIYVVIKVGLAAAFS from the coding sequence GTGCCGGATGCCCCGAAGCCAATCAGTGCCATCGGAAGAATCATCGGCGCGATCGTGAACCCTCGCCCAACGTTCGAAGACATTGCCCGCAAACCTAGCTGGCTCGCGCCACTGCTCGTCGTAATCATCTTCGCGCTGGCGACGACGTACGTGATTGGCCAGAGAGTCGGGTGGGGCAACGTGATTCAAAAGCAGATTTCACAAAGTAGTTCAGCGCAGCGGCGTATGGAGCAACTGCCTCCCGACCAGCGGGCTGACATCATTAATCGACAGGCAAAGGTTACTCCGATCTTTGCTTACGCGGCCAACATAATCATTTTCCCGATCGCCTGCCTTGTCATCGCTGGAATTTTGATGGGCGCCTTTAATGCGACGGGCGGTGCCGGGGTCGACTTCAAAACCTCCTTTGGTATCGTTACTCACGCCTATATGCCGTCGGTTATCGTTTTTCTCCTAGGCATTCTGATCATGTATTTGAAATCCCCCGATCAGATCGACGTACAGAATCTTGTGGCCTCAAATCTTGGCGCGGTATTGTCGAATGACGCGCCGAGGTGGTTAGTATCTCTGGGCGGTTCGATTGATCTTTTCAGCTTCTGGATGATGGCCTTGATGGCGCTTGGTTTTTCCGTCGCCCGGCCCAGAAAGATATCAATGAGCAAAGGACTGACCTGGATTGTGATGCTCTGGCTCATTTACGTCGTTATCAAGGTTGGTCTGGCGGCCGCGTTCTCCTGA
- the tgt gene encoding tRNA guanosine(34) transglycosylase Tgt, giving the protein MSFRFEVLQTDPTGARLGRLETPHGVIETPAFMPVGTLGTVKGLTQESLEALGAQIILANTYHLYLRPGAELIREMGGLHEFMSWPHPILTDSGGYQVFSLSALRKVTDDGVTFRSHIDGSEHFLSPERAIEIQSALGSDIIMVLDECIESSSDETRTAAAAERTLAWARRSIDSFAQHGDPRRQMMFGIVQGGAFEHLRRSCADTMVALDFPGYAIGGLAVGEAHEITCEMSAAVAACLPVAKPRYLMGVGRPEQIADYVARGIDMMDCVLPTRSARHGCLFTWQGRLLIKNARYAKDPRPIDSDCKCPTCRRYSRAYLRHLCLSNEILGATLSTLHNVYFYLDIMAEIRKSIRFGNLRGFCSDLQARLEHTVSESGA; this is encoded by the coding sequence ATGTCTTTTCGTTTTGAAGTTCTGCAGACGGACCCGACCGGCGCGCGCCTGGGCCGTCTGGAAACGCCGCACGGCGTGATTGAAACGCCGGCCTTCATGCCGGTCGGCACGCTCGGGACGGTCAAGGGCCTAACACAGGAGTCGCTCGAAGCGCTCGGCGCGCAGATCATTCTCGCCAATACCTACCATCTCTATCTTCGTCCCGGCGCCGAACTCATCCGCGAAATGGGCGGCCTGCATGAATTCATGTCCTGGCCGCATCCGATTCTCACCGATTCCGGCGGCTATCAGGTCTTCAGCCTCTCCGCCCTGCGAAAAGTCACCGACGACGGCGTCACGTTCCGCTCGCACATCGATGGGTCCGAACATTTCTTGTCGCCCGAACGCGCCATCGAGATCCAATCAGCGCTCGGTTCGGACATCATTATGGTTCTTGACGAGTGCATCGAATCCTCATCGGACGAAACCCGGACGGCTGCCGCTGCCGAGCGCACGCTCGCATGGGCCCGGCGGTCCATCGATTCCTTCGCCCAGCATGGCGATCCGCGGCGTCAAATGATGTTCGGCATCGTGCAGGGCGGGGCGTTCGAACATCTTCGCCGTTCTTGCGCCGATACAATGGTCGCACTTGATTTTCCCGGCTACGCCATCGGTGGCCTCGCGGTCGGCGAAGCGCACGAAATCACGTGTGAAATGTCCGCCGCAGTCGCCGCGTGCCTTCCCGTCGCCAAGCCGCGCTACCTGATGGGCGTTGGCCGCCCCGAGCAAATCGCCGACTATGTCGCTCGCGGTATCGACATGATGGATTGCGTTCTCCCCACGCGCAGCGCTCGCCACGGCTGCCTCTTCACATGGCAAGGACGCCTGCTCATCAAAAACGCCCGTTACGCAAAGGATCCTCGTCCGATCGACTCCGATTGCAAATGCCCCACGTGCCGCCGCTATTCGCGCGCCTATTTGCGCCATCTCTGCCTCTCGAATGAGATTCTCGGCGCTACGCTGAGCACCCTCCACAACGTGTACTTTTACCTTGACATCATGGCTGAAATCCGCAAGTCTATCCGTTTTGGGAACCTCCGAGGATTCTGTTCTGACCTTCAGGCACGCCTCGAACACACTGTGTCCGAATCGGGAGCGTAA
- the yajC gene encoding preprotein translocase subunit YajC, with product MLHGPTVDLSLVAQQSANGLIAFLPFILILVILYVLMIMPAQRRQKKLAAMIAALKNGDKVITNGGIYGTVVGLDNESVQLRIAEQVKIRVARNAIAGLQPEAKEN from the coding sequence ATGTTGCACGGCCCCACGGTCGATTTGTCGCTTGTCGCGCAGCAGTCCGCCAACGGACTCATCGCCTTCCTGCCATTCATTCTGATCCTCGTCATACTGTATGTCCTGATGATTATGCCTGCGCAGCGCCGCCAGAAGAAGCTCGCGGCTATGATTGCGGCGCTCAAGAATGGCGACAAGGTCATCACCAATGGCGGCATTTACGGAACCGTTGTCGGCCTCGACAACGAATCGGTGCAGCTGCGCATCGCAGAGCAGGTGAAGATTCGCGTCGCTCGCAACGCGATTGCCGGGCTCCAGCCCGAAGCTAAGGAGAATTAG
- the secD gene encoding protein translocase subunit SecD, with protein MNQNLKWKAIFILIVVLICFYGLFGLPSFPTSWSQLVDNFSSRMQLGLDLRGGSHLVLQVQVQEAIGTHCDQTHDELIDQLHKQNITVGEVDRLSNTQILVKNVTPSQTGAFQSLVQDQFPDFGVGPAPGEQSGFLLTMKPTVVSDIEQRTMDQSLDTIRRRITGLGLKEPNVAPTGRGQDEILVELPGEGDPTRAKQVIQAGGQLKFQLVLDDNAYPSEAAALAAHSGVLPQDSQLLPGTSATGDQSGGQVWWLLSRAPIITGADLRDANPGPNPQQPGFYEVHFSVSTAAAKRFGPFTGSNIGHRMAVVLDNQVQSAPVINGRIDDQGEIEGNFTQDSAKDLSLILNAGALPASIKYIEERTIGPSLGADSIREGVQASIASLIAVWIFLMVYYRLSGINAVVALLLNLIILIAFMAISGATLTLPGIAGVVLTIGMGVDSNVLVFERIREELRNGKANPSAVDIGFDKAFLTIIDTHITTLVSAAFLFLFGTGPVKGFAITLTIGLLANLFTSVYVSRVIFDWHLSRMGREAELSI; from the coding sequence ATGAATCAGAACCTCAAATGGAAGGCAATTTTCATTCTGATCGTTGTCTTGATCTGTTTTTATGGCCTTTTCGGCCTGCCCTCGTTTCCGACCTCTTGGAGCCAGCTTGTTGACAATTTTTCCAGCCGCATGCAGCTCGGCCTCGACCTTCGCGGCGGCAGCCACCTTGTCTTACAGGTGCAAGTTCAGGAAGCCATCGGCACGCATTGCGATCAGACCCACGACGAACTGATCGATCAGCTCCATAAGCAAAACATCACCGTTGGTGAAGTCGACCGCCTGAGCAACACGCAGATTCTGGTCAAAAACGTAACTCCCTCTCAGACCGGCGCATTTCAGTCTCTCGTGCAAGATCAGTTTCCCGATTTCGGCGTCGGCCCTGCTCCCGGCGAGCAAAGCGGCTTCCTCCTGACCATGAAACCAACAGTTGTCTCTGACATTGAGCAGCGGACCATGGATCAATCGCTCGACACGATTCGCCGCCGCATCACCGGGCTCGGCTTGAAGGAACCCAACGTCGCTCCCACCGGCCGTGGCCAGGACGAAATTCTCGTCGAACTGCCCGGCGAAGGAGATCCCACTCGCGCCAAGCAGGTTATTCAGGCTGGCGGTCAATTGAAGTTTCAGCTCGTTCTCGATGACAATGCGTATCCTTCCGAGGCGGCTGCTTTGGCCGCACATAGCGGTGTTTTGCCTCAGGACAGCCAGTTGCTTCCGGGGACGTCGGCAACTGGAGATCAGTCTGGAGGGCAAGTCTGGTGGTTGTTGAGTCGTGCTCCGATTATCACCGGCGCGGATCTGCGCGACGCCAACCCTGGTCCGAATCCGCAACAGCCTGGTTTCTACGAAGTCCATTTTTCGGTTTCTACCGCGGCTGCGAAGCGTTTTGGCCCATTCACTGGCTCAAACATAGGCCATCGCATGGCTGTCGTTCTGGACAATCAAGTTCAGAGCGCGCCCGTGATTAATGGCCGCATTGATGACCAGGGCGAGATTGAAGGCAATTTCACGCAAGATTCCGCCAAGGACCTGAGCCTGATTCTCAATGCCGGTGCACTGCCTGCCTCAATCAAATACATCGAAGAGCGCACGATCGGCCCTTCGCTTGGCGCCGACTCCATTCGCGAAGGCGTCCAGGCTTCCATTGCCAGCCTTATCGCCGTTTGGATCTTTCTAATGGTTTATTACCGGCTGAGCGGCATCAATGCGGTGGTGGCCCTGTTGCTCAACCTCATTATTCTGATTGCGTTCATGGCTATTTCCGGTGCAACGCTTACTCTGCCTGGCATTGCCGGCGTGGTTTTGACAATTGGCATGGGCGTCGATTCCAACGTGCTCGTTTTCGAGCGTATTCGCGAAGAATTGCGCAATGGCAAAGCCAATCCGTCTGCCGTGGACATTGGTTTCGACAAGGCCTTTTTGACCATCATTGATACGCACATCACCACGCTGGTCTCGGCCGCCTTTCTCTTCTTGTTTGGGACGGGCCCAGTGAAAGGGTTTGCCATCACGCTGACTATCGGTCTTTTGGCCAATCTTTTCACGTCGGTGTATGTGTCGCGGGTCATTTTTGATTGGCATTTGTCCCGCATGGGTCGCGAAGCCGAGCTCAGCATTTAG
- the secF gene encoding protein translocase subunit SecF: MEFFHAPNIDWMGKAKYFATLSACLLIIGGVAAFMHNGLHYGIDFKGGAMVIVRFSSAPPISQIRAALDAAGLKNNEVTSSSDISNANSKNDVMIRVEQGSEGEDALNAAKATIVSALEKNFGAPSSSNPDFNSVVTTDLANYLTRRDPLVLGTAAGDRYTQVAQALIDARDKNHGGIVADFSELSNVSGVTPAVIDALKSGYSLNRFSITESQVVGPTVGAQLRRQAILATLYALAGMLIYVAIRFEWIYGAAAVIAVFHDVLITLGFFCLFYNKFEISLTVIAALLTLVGYSMNDTIVIFDRVRENLRLMRREKLSVIINRSINQTLSRTILTSGLTFLTVFLLFVFGGQVLRSFSFAMVVGVVVGTYSSFGIAAPIVVIWNKWRGQGVTAPVASSADKRAERRLAEARR, encoded by the coding sequence ATGGAATTTTTTCACGCACCGAATATTGACTGGATGGGGAAGGCCAAGTATTTCGCTACCCTTTCCGCGTGCCTGTTGATCATTGGCGGCGTCGCCGCTTTCATGCACAACGGCCTGCATTATGGGATCGATTTCAAGGGCGGTGCGATGGTGATCGTACGTTTTTCCTCGGCTCCTCCCATAAGCCAGATTCGCGCTGCGCTCGATGCCGCTGGGCTGAAGAACAATGAAGTCACCAGCAGCAGCGACATTTCCAATGCGAATTCCAAGAACGACGTGATGATTCGCGTCGAGCAGGGAAGCGAAGGCGAGGACGCTCTCAATGCTGCAAAGGCGACCATCGTCTCGGCTCTGGAAAAGAATTTTGGCGCGCCTTCGAGTTCCAATCCGGATTTCAATTCCGTTGTGACTACGGATCTCGCGAACTACCTCACGCGGCGCGATCCTTTGGTTCTCGGAACCGCGGCGGGCGATCGTTATACGCAAGTGGCCCAGGCCTTGATTGATGCGCGCGATAAGAATCATGGTGGCATCGTCGCCGATTTTTCTGAATTGAGTAACGTCTCGGGCGTCACGCCTGCTGTGATCGATGCCCTGAAGTCTGGCTATTCGTTGAACCGCTTCAGCATCACGGAATCGCAAGTCGTTGGTCCCACGGTTGGCGCGCAGTTGCGGCGACAGGCCATTCTGGCGACGCTCTATGCTCTCGCCGGCATGTTGATTTATGTGGCTATCCGCTTCGAGTGGATTTATGGCGCGGCGGCGGTCATCGCCGTTTTCCACGACGTCCTCATCACGCTCGGCTTCTTTTGTCTCTTCTACAACAAATTTGAAATTTCCCTGACGGTTATCGCCGCGCTGCTGACGCTGGTTGGCTATTCCATGAACGACACGATCGTCATCTTTGACCGCGTTCGCGAGAATTTGCGTTTGATGCGGCGCGAGAAGCTGTCCGTAATCATCAACCGTTCCATTAATCAGACTCTTTCGCGTACGATTCTCACTAGCGGCCTCACTTTCCTCACTGTTTTTCTCCTCTTCGTCTTTGGCGGCCAGGTTCTCCGCAGTTTCTCTTTTGCCATGGTTGTCGGAGTTGTGGTAGGTACGTATTCCAGTTTTGGCATTGCGGCTCCCATAGTTGTGATTTGGAATAAATGGCGTGGCCAGGGCGTCACGGCTCCGGTCGCTTCTTCGGCGGACAAACGTGCGGAGAGGCGTCTGGCTGAGGCAAGGAGATAA
- a CDS encoding energy transducer TonB, producing MFDELVESTNKKKTNKVWSVWLSAGVQALILGVLILIPLIYTSALPKALMSTFLVAPPPPPPPPPPAVKVVVKQMPKLIQNGRLQAPTVIPKKIQMVKEQPQPDVSGVTGGVLGGVPGGSAGGVLGGIIGGAPGALPPPPKPPSIIKVGGDVQQANLLRQIMPAYPQIAKMAHVQGNVVLHAIISKDGTVEQLTPLSGSPLLIPAAVAAVKQWRYRPTMLNGQAVAVDTEITVIFNLDQQ from the coding sequence ATGTTCGATGAACTCGTCGAATCGACGAACAAGAAAAAAACCAACAAGGTCTGGAGCGTGTGGCTCTCCGCGGGAGTCCAGGCGCTGATTCTCGGCGTTCTGATTTTGATCCCGCTGATCTACACAAGCGCGCTGCCCAAGGCGTTGATGTCAACGTTCCTGGTTGCGCCTCCTCCGCCCCCCCCTCCTCCTCCTCCCGCCGTTAAGGTCGTCGTGAAGCAAATGCCCAAGCTCATTCAAAATGGCAGGCTGCAGGCTCCGACCGTCATTCCGAAAAAAATTCAAATGGTAAAAGAGCAGCCCCAGCCTGATGTTAGCGGCGTGACTGGAGGCGTTCTCGGCGGCGTTCCGGGCGGCTCTGCGGGTGGAGTTCTGGGAGGAATTATTGGTGGCGCGCCGGGCGCATTGCCGCCGCCGCCGAAACCACCCAGCATCATTAAAGTTGGCGGAGACGTGCAACAGGCCAACCTTCTTCGCCAGATTATGCCGGCTTACCCACAAATCGCGAAAATGGCCCATGTTCAAGGCAACGTTGTTCTGCACGCCATCATCTCGAAAGACGGCACTGTGGAGCAGCTGACGCCCCTGTCCGGCTCGCCGCTGTTGATTCCGGCTGCGGTGGCTGCGGTGAAGCAGTGGCGCTACCGGCCCACGATGTTGAACGGACAGGCGGTTGCTGTCGATACGGAGATTACGGTTATTTTCAATTTGGATCAGCAATAG
- a CDS encoding MotA/TolQ/ExbB proton channel family protein yields MLSNLLCAALLLFQESSGAVGWDLRSMWHTMGLPAKAVVCILFIMSAWSVGIMIDRWLMYSAARKQSRVFVQQVAGALKDNKLDEAISIAERNKKSHIAKVVATGLSEFQAASAQVADEEVIEAAKRGLERSVAIVHAEMKRGLSGLATIGATAPFVGLFGTVMGIINAFKGISAAHASGLSAVAGGIAEALVTTALGLLVAVPAVWMYNYFTNKVEAFDVEMDNSSMELVNYFITRRGGKK; encoded by the coding sequence ATGCTTTCGAATCTATTGTGCGCTGCTTTGCTCTTGTTCCAGGAAAGCAGCGGGGCGGTGGGCTGGGATCTTCGCAGCATGTGGCACACCATGGGTTTGCCGGCGAAGGCTGTGGTCTGCATTCTGTTCATCATGTCTGCCTGGTCGGTCGGCATTATGATTGACCGCTGGTTGATGTATAGCGCGGCGCGCAAGCAGTCTCGCGTTTTTGTGCAGCAGGTTGCCGGCGCTCTCAAGGATAATAAGCTCGACGAAGCCATCTCCATTGCCGAGCGCAACAAGAAGAGCCACATCGCCAAGGTTGTGGCTACGGGTCTTTCTGAGTTCCAGGCCGCTTCGGCGCAGGTCGCTGACGAAGAAGTCATCGAAGCAGCCAAGCGCGGCCTCGAACGCTCCGTTGCCATCGTTCACGCGGAAATGAAGCGCGGCCTTTCCGGCCTTGCCACCATCGGCGCAACCGCTCCTTTCGTCGGCTTATTTGGCACCGTCATGGGCATCATCAACGCGTTCAAGGGCATTTCGGCTGCGCACGCCAGCGGTTTGTCGGCCGTCGCCGGTGGTATCGCGGAAGCCTTGGTCACCACCGCTCTCGGCTTGCTCGTCGCCGTGCCTGCCGTGTGGATGTACAATTATTTCACCAACAAAGTCGAAGCCTTCGACGTCGAGATGGACAACTCCTCGATGGAATTGGTCAACTACTTCATCACTCGCCGAGGCGGAAAGAAGTAA
- a CDS encoding biopolymer transporter ExbD: protein MAYKPKVGATMAAPNVIPMADIMLVLLIIMMVVTPMLQKGVTVDMAHSRNWENMPAADRDDAVLIAVTRDGHLYMGNQEISGDQITDQVKDKIADKLDKTVFIRADASAKYGDVKKVVDDVRDAGVDNIGLLTLKDESAGPPPPPLGEQTTNPGTP, encoded by the coding sequence ATGGCGTATAAACCCAAGGTCGGCGCGACGATGGCGGCGCCAAACGTCATCCCCATGGCCGACATCATGCTTGTTCTGCTCATCATCATGATGGTCGTGACGCCTATGTTGCAGAAGGGCGTCACCGTCGACATGGCCCATTCTCGCAACTGGGAGAATATGCCGGCGGCAGACCGCGATGACGCAGTACTCATCGCCGTGACGCGCGACGGCCATCTGTACATGGGCAACCAGGAAATCAGCGGCGATCAGATCACGGATCAGGTCAAGGACAAGATCGCCGACAAGCTCGACAAGACTGTTTTCATTCGTGCCGACGCGAGCGCCAAGTACGGCGACGTCAAGAAAGTTGTCGATGACGTTCGCGACGCCGGCGTCGACAACATCGGCTTGCTCACATTGAAGGACGAAAGTGCTGGACCGCCACCTCCTCCCCTCGGAGAGCAGACGACGAATCCAGGCACTCCGTAG
- a CDS encoding biopolymer transporter ExbD produces the protein MGISVGGEKGGSMSEPNIVPLIDVLLVLIIIFMAITPTTPTGMNALVPQPPPKNQKPQPPDPRTVVVLISATGEIKINQDPATWSDLGPRLNDIFKIRAEKVAFIKGDDDTSFNDVARAIDIMKGAGITDVGLITAKMEAGQ, from the coding sequence ATGGGTATTTCAGTTGGAGGAGAAAAAGGCGGCTCGATGTCCGAGCCCAATATCGTTCCGCTGATTGACGTCTTGCTCGTGCTGATCATTATTTTCATGGCCATCACGCCCACCACGCCGACCGGCATGAACGCGCTCGTTCCGCAGCCTCCGCCGAAAAATCAAAAGCCCCAGCCCCCGGACCCTAGGACGGTCGTCGTGCTGATCAGCGCCACCGGCGAAATCAAAATCAATCAGGACCCCGCGACCTGGTCGGATCTGGGCCCCAGGCTGAACGATATTTTCAAGATTCGCGCCGAAAAGGTTGCCTTTATCAAAGGCGATGACGATACATCCTTCAATGACGTGGCTCGCGCCATCGATATCATGAAGGGCGCGGGCATTACAGATGTTGGTTTGATCACCGCAAAGATGGAGGCGGGCCAGTAG
- a CDS encoding bifunctional (p)ppGpp synthetase/guanosine-3',5'-bis(diphosphate) 3'-pyrophosphohydrolase → MSPDTKPSPNPSAQRVLDLRFVELMDKVRRNRSGDDLDLLRRAYDFAAEQHRLQRRESGELYLSHPLAVANILADMKLDVTTLCAALLHDIVEDTKIPIEQITEMFGAEVGRVVEGATKISRIDLLGPEARQAENVRKMLLAMVNDVRVILVKLADRLHNMRTLEYLAPERQERIARETLDIYAPVANRLGMGLMRGELEDLAFRYLEPTAYFELQKKVATKSKIQEKFLQEVQDAIRKKMVESGIPAEVEGRTKGLHSLHQKIQRQQRSIDQIYDLMAVRVITDTVKNCYAALGVVHQIWRPVPGRFKDYIAMPRPNLYQSLHTTVIHAGQPFEIQIRTQEMHRIAEQGVAAHWKYKDGHAASGADSREGHKEGQRDDQRIVWMRQLIEWVQEMEEPSEFLATLKVDLYPEEVYTFSPKGRVVVLSRGSTPVDFAYSIHTEVGDQCVGAKVNSQIVPLRHVLANGDVVEILTQKGHGPSRDWLKFVQTSRARSKIRHWINLHERDEATSVGRRLLEREARNSGLSLKKISDADWQRVATEYGCGQIEDLYADLGYGKWSARQVLAKAAGQTLAEPAAEEKPPKLVSTVKRMLGMQNAPIQVRGHDDLMVYRAKCCNPIPGDDIVGYVTRGRGVAVHSTSCPNVKNLLYETERRIAAEWAGPTESTFPVRLRILTEDRPGMLAEITAAISVADANIRTLESVGEHLHARIEIALDVRDRKQLEKILLQIKKTPGIFDIERVYNV, encoded by the coding sequence ATGAGTCCGGATACCAAGCCTTCGCCCAATCCCTCCGCTCAGCGCGTTTTGGACCTCCGCTTTGTTGAGCTGATGGATAAGGTCCGCCGCAACCGTTCAGGCGACGACCTCGATCTCCTTCGCCGCGCCTACGATTTCGCTGCTGAGCAGCATCGCCTCCAGCGCCGCGAATCTGGCGAGCTCTATCTTTCTCATCCCCTCGCCGTCGCCAACATTCTGGCGGATATGAAGCTCGACGTCACCACGCTGTGCGCCGCTCTTCTCCACGACATCGTCGAAGACACCAAAATCCCCATCGAGCAAATCACGGAAATGTTTGGTGCGGAGGTCGGCCGCGTCGTCGAAGGGGCCACTAAAATCAGCCGTATCGACCTTCTGGGGCCGGAGGCGCGCCAGGCCGAAAACGTCCGCAAAATGCTCCTGGCGATGGTCAACGACGTTCGCGTGATTCTTGTCAAGCTCGCCGATCGCCTTCACAACATGCGCACGCTTGAATATCTCGCTCCCGAACGGCAGGAGCGCATCGCTCGCGAAACGCTCGACATTTACGCGCCTGTCGCCAATCGCCTAGGCATGGGTTTGATGCGCGGAGAATTGGAAGATCTCGCCTTCCGCTACCTCGAGCCCACCGCGTATTTCGAGCTGCAGAAGAAAGTCGCTACCAAAAGCAAAATCCAGGAAAAATTTCTCCAAGAAGTTCAGGATGCCATTCGCAAAAAAATGGTGGAGAGCGGCATCCCTGCCGAGGTCGAAGGCCGCACCAAAGGCCTCCATTCGTTGCATCAGAAAATTCAGCGCCAGCAGCGCTCCATCGATCAGATCTACGACCTCATGGCTGTCCGCGTCATCACGGATACGGTAAAGAATTGCTACGCCGCGCTTGGCGTCGTGCATCAGATTTGGCGTCCCGTTCCCGGCCGTTTCAAGGATTACATTGCCATGCCGCGGCCCAATCTCTATCAGTCGCTTCACACAACAGTGATTCACGCCGGCCAGCCATTCGAAATCCAAATCCGCACGCAGGAAATGCACCGCATCGCTGAACAGGGCGTCGCCGCGCATTGGAAATACAAGGACGGCCACGCCGCCTCCGGCGCCGATTCGCGGGAAGGCCACAAGGAAGGTCAGCGCGACGACCAGCGTATCGTCTGGATGCGCCAGTTGATCGAATGGGTTCAGGAGATGGAGGAGCCCAGCGAATTCCTCGCTACTCTGAAGGTCGATCTATATCCCGAGGAAGTTTACACCTTTTCTCCGAAGGGTCGGGTGGTCGTCCTCAGCCGCGGCTCAACTCCCGTCGATTTCGCCTATTCGATTCACACGGAAGTCGGCGATCAATGCGTCGGTGCCAAAGTGAACAGTCAAATCGTTCCCTTGCGCCACGTGCTTGCCAATGGTGATGTCGTCGAAATTCTGACGCAGAAGGGCCACGGCCCCAGCCGCGACTGGCTGAAATTCGTCCAGACCTCCCGCGCCCGCAGTAAGATTCGCCACTGGATCAATCTCCACGAACGCGACGAGGCCACTTCCGTCGGCCGTCGCCTGCTCGAACGGGAAGCACGCAACAGCGGCCTCAGCCTGAAAAAAATCTCCGACGCCGATTGGCAGCGTGTGGCCACGGAATACGGCTGCGGTCAGATCGAAGATCTTTACGCCGATCTGGGTTATGGCAAATGGTCGGCGCGTCAGGTTCTTGCCAAGGCTGCCGGACAGACGCTCGCCGAGCCTGCTGCCGAGGAAAAGCCACCGAAACTCGTCTCTACGGTCAAGCGCATGCTCGGCATGCAAAACGCGCCGATTCAAGTGCGCGGCCATGACGATTTGATGGTCTATCGCGCCAAGTGCTGCAATCCGATTCCCGGCGATGATATCGTCGGCTACGTTACGCGCGGCCGCGGCGTCGCTGTTCATTCCACTTCTTGCCCCAACGTCAAAAATCTGCTCTACGAAACCGAGCGTCGCATCGCAGCAGAATGGGCCGGCCCCACGGAATCGACTTTTCCTGTTCGTTTGCGTATTCTGACCGAAGATCGTCCCGGCATGCTCGCCGAAATCACGGCGGCGATCAGCGTCGCGGACGCCAATATTCGCACCCTCGAAAGTGTCGGAGAGCATTTGCACGCGCGCATCGAAATTGCTCTCGATGTGCGCGACCGCAAACAACTTGAAAAAATCCTTTTGCAAATCAAGAAAACTCCGGGCATTTTCGATATCGAGCGTGTTTATAACGTCTGA